A region of Procambarus clarkii isolate CNS0578487 chromosome 22, FALCON_Pclarkii_2.0, whole genome shotgun sequence DNA encodes the following proteins:
- the LOC123758456 gene encoding uncharacterized protein → MLAAMWCWVARLLLVLLPMAPPLLRPDDHLLLRYYAAVMRVVRPVFVHVLQLLTKKKNLKQLLFDLPGYSMTKYRKDFQIKQRQQLDDNVSSENYDITLLFTLLQKVGGLAEENDAKWSTPGTLENRLRKLKNHRNILAHEELSLTPEKLQNILSNIEELCREVLVLAGLRCRSLVSENVKVMEEGLSEVLTGGVDLWEPYKEALHNLQQEQCNILVREGKKEIKELAKNLRILNPFVWLMEDNFAHLDVNQIFTDLYIKGQGQVDTKDFFTSPLPTGKYPDVLITHGSPGIGKTSLTRYFIHDWLSVSPSVNGIDEFDIVLPVELRHVTSEDTQALLRDEVLRNACHHLKSSDIIPTLREVSTLWLLDGYDEATKKTKRLVKEILKKFHNSKFMITTRTDCVHELQMLVSELHRSQGVYQLRGLTPDKWTSYANKLFSVSFQDDINGRRDSCRRFLQFMKEKEKDMWEIFSVPLFVVVLVVLWLEKPSDVTEATTVTRLYHILINHIINRMTRRLQLSNLSLSESQLRGKINSFLNLLGNVFWENSQRYKYVLLDYQIKEIEKLCEKSGLPFKECMSPFFLVIVKSSITGTQEEYHPLHRTVQEFLAARAFCDAMITQASDVLTIAAHWMVEHRENFTKYFPNEKVHGKYNNKRDFVMNKLCEGSDNVFDNYDFVGRSIFSLNCFCSIFGLNLSVDFNDPGERERDFCRQYFTFCVIGSLMIPFICGILKLNNEITQKRAEQIIYVVICGYDKIRNYAVWLRLLDETYRDSVFLKELRSQISPYQWNPKPRQLPQVGQLLQFVTPESLLVHHCELSECTDNNFIEGLRILSRFPIKISLDLRMGMDMVTRRSLIFTQVCLSLLLASGASCRLIALGGPLNKQSLSMLCHARHLEELCVRVDTLEDLQTLALITNNLQNLTNLCVFINFVFSNINYKLLPTFSSKQPIGANLSFAQVLNEHFEEYGIFFHIEFHKCTPPKVTSHKRIHRFVNVRKGGKMSYLCKPTLPALPYPFHLEGLKTSGIYESSRTMWNLPSVHCHSRCGERCSDPVVCWGKCRHKSLALQQTKHQWFQCHRAIRYHQSCLKRLRSFYNILWMIIVENYKPGKLTFTKSYDPIIQMFCYNIQDQQLLNNVWIKLNISSLKVCELLMYEHKICIQQHRKLLTHVREPSIPVSSVQLAFIDPFTIDATTFRSMVQKLCPTPFKIYAINWSENLSDTDVAHRVLQLCQSFPSIKSVAIRNYMPMGGSDLKIAEIIEKSAPYFIYSILSRI, encoded by the coding sequence ATGTTGGCGGCAATGTGGTGTTGGGTGGCgaggctgctgctggtgctgttgccgaTGGCTCCACCTCTGCTGCGTCCTGATGACCATCTCCTACTGCGTTACTACGCCGCCGTCATGAGAGTGGTGCGTCCAGTCTTTGTGCACGTCTTACAACTCTTAACTAAGAAGAAGAATCTCAAGCAACTCCTCTTTGACCTTCCAGGATACTCTATGACAAAATACAGAAAGGACTTCCAGATTAAACAGAGGCAGCAGCTGGACGACAATGTCTCAAGTGAGAACTATGACATAACGCTACTGTTCACTTTGCTCCAGAAGGTAGGTGGTTTGGCAGAAGAAAACGATGCCAAATGGTCGACGCCGGGGACATTGGAGAACAGATTAAGAAaacttaaaaatcatcgaaatatcTTAGCTCATGAAGAACTATCATTGACTCCTGAGAAACTGCAGAACATTCTATCCAACATTGAAGAGCTTTGCCGTGAGGTGCTTGTGTTAGCTGGCCTCAGATGCCGAAGCCTTGTGAGTGAGAATGTTAAGGTTATGGAGGAGGGTCTGAGTGAGGTACTAACAGGAGGTGTTGACCTGTGGGAACCATACAAGGAGGCACTCCACAACCTGCAACAAGAGCAGTGCAACATCTTAGTAAGGGAAGGGAAGAAAGAGATCAAGGAACTAGCTAAGAACCTTCGCATTCTTAACCCATTTGTGTGGTTGATGGAAGATAACTTTGCTCACTTGGATGTGAACCAAATATTTACAGATTTATATATTAAAGGTCAAGGGCAGGTAGACACCAAAGATTTTTTTACCTCTCCTCTTCCTACTGGGAAGTATCCGGATGTTCTGATAACTCACGGGTCACCTGGGATTGGGAAGACGAGTTTGACAAGATATTTTATCCATGATTGGCTCTCAGTCTCTCCTTCCGTTAATGGGATTGATGAGTTTGACATAGTGTTGCCAGTAGAGTTAAGACATGTAACAAGTGAAGACACCCAAGCGTTGCTCCGTGACGAAGTCCTTCGTAACGCTTGTCATCACCTGAAGTCCAGTGACATCATCCCGACACTGAGAGAGGTGTCTACTCTCTGGTTGCTGGATGGTTATGACGAGGCTACTAAGAAAACAAAACggctagttaaggaaatactaaagaaattccaCAATTCAAAATTCATGATTACCACTCGTACTGATTGTGTTCATGAACTTCAGATGTTAGTTAGTGAGCTTCATCGTAGTCAAGGAGTGTACCAATTAAGAGGCTTAACTCCAGACAAGTGGACTTCTTATGCCAACAAATTGTTTTCCGTGTCATTTCAAGATGATATTAATGGTCGCAGGGACTCTTGCAGGAGATTTTTACAGTTcatgaaagagaaagagaaagatatgtgGGAGATCTTTAGTGTACCATTGTTTGTGGTTGTtcttgtggtgctgtggctggagAAGCCTTCTGACGTCACCGAGGCTACCACAGTCACCAGACTCTACCACATCCTCATCAACCACATCATCAACAGGATGACCAGACGCCTCCAACTGTCAAACTTAAGTCTCAGTGAAAGCCAACTTCGAGGCAAGATAAACAGTTTTCTTAATTTACTTGGTAATGTATTCTGGGAAAACTCTCAAAGGTATAAATATGTCCTTCTTGATTATCAAATTAAAGAAATAGAGAAACTGTGTGAGAAGTCTGGGCTGCCGTTCAAGGAATGCATGTCACCGTTCTTCCTGGTGATAGTGAAGTCATCAATCACTGGGACCCAAGAAGAGTATCACCCTCTCCACAGGACAGTGCAAGAGTTCCTCGCTGCTCGAGCATTCTGCGACGCCATGATAACCCAGGCTTCTGACGTCCTCACCATCGCTGCTCACTGGATGGTTGAGCACAGGGAAAATTTTACTAAATATTTTCCCAATGAAAAAGTTCATGGAAAATATAATAATAAGAGAGATTTTGTTATGAATAAGCTCTGTGAGGGAAGCGATAATGTGTTTGATAATTATGACTTTGTGGGAAGAAGTATATTTTCTTTAAATTGCTTTTGTTCTATATTTGGGCTGAATTTAAGTGTAGATTTTAATGAtcctggtgagagagagagagatttttgtCGCCAGTATTTCACATTTTGCGTAATAGGAAGCTTGATGATACCATTTATTTGTGGCATCCTCAAATTAAACAATGAAATAACACAAAAAAGGGCAGAACAAATAATTTATGTTGTCATATGTGGTTATGATAAGATTAGAAACTATGCCGTTTGGTTACGTCTTTTAGATGAAACTTATAGAGACTCTGTGTTCCTTAAGGAGTTAAGATCCCAAATATCTCCTTATCAGTGGAATCCCAAACCAAGACAGCTGCCACAGGTAGGACAACTTTTACAGTTCGTAACCCCAGAGTCGCTGCTCGTTCATCATTGTGAATTATCTGAATGCACCGATAATAATTTCATTGAAGGACTTCGTATACTTTCCAGATTTCCAATTAAAATCTCCCTTGATTTAAGAATGGGGATGGATATGGTTACAAGACGTTCCCTCATATTTACTCAAGTGTGCTTGTCACTCCTGCTGGCATCAGGGGCATCATGTCGACTAATTGCTCTCGGTGGTCCCCTCAACAAGCAAAGTTTAAGTATGCTGTGTCATGCTCGACACCTTGAAGAACTGTGTGTAAGAGTCGACACCCTGGAAGATTTGCAAACTTTAGCTCTAATTACAAACAATTTACAAAACCTTACAAATCTGTGTGTCTTCATAAATTTTGTTTTCTCAAATATTAATTACAAATTACTCCCAACATTTAGCAGTAAACAACCTATAGGAGCAAATCTTAGTTTTGCACAAGTTCTCAATGAACATTTTGAGGAATATGGTATTTTTTTCCATATTGAATTTCACAAATGCACCCCACCCAAGGTTACAAGCCATAAACGTATACACAGATTTGTTaatgtccgtaaaggaggaaaaATGAGTTACTTGTGCAAACCAACATTACCAGCGCTTCCTTATCCCTTCCACCTTGAGGGACTGAAAACAAGTGGGATTTATGAGTCCTCTCGAACGATGTGGAACTTGCCGTCTGTACACTGCCATTCTCGATGTGGTGAACGATGCAGTGATCCAGTCGTGTGTTGGGGCAAGTGCAGGCACAAATCCCTCGCGCTACAGCAAACGAAACACCAGTGGTTCCAATGCCACAGAGCAATTAGATATCATCAGTCATGCCTTAAGAGGCTAAGATCGTTTTACAACATTTTGTGGATGATAATTGTTGAAAACTATAAGCCAGGAAAACTAACATTTACAAAATCATATGATCCAATCATCCAAATGTTCTGTTATAATATTCAGGATCAGCAATTATTGAACAATGTGTGGATTAAGTTAAATATTTCTTCCCTTAAAGTGTGTGAACTTCTGATGTATGAACACAAGATTTGTATCCAACAGCATCGCAAACTTCTGACACACGTGAGAGAACCTTCAATTCCTGTCTCCTCGGTTCAACTTGCATTCATTGATCCATTCACTATAGACGCAACAACATTCAGATCTATGGTGCAGAAGCTCTGTCCAACTCCCTTTAAGATTTATGCAATAAACTGGTCAGAGAATTTGAGTGATACAGACGTGGCTCATCGTGTATTACAGCTTTGTCAGTCATTCCCAAGTATTAAAAGTGTAGCAATCAGGAATTATATGCCTATGGGTGGTTCGGATCTAAAAATTGCGGAAATAATTGAAAAAAGTGCACCATATTTTATATATAGTATTTTAAGTCGTATCTAA